The Poecile atricapillus isolate bPoeAtr1 chromosome 36, bPoeAtr1.hap1, whole genome shotgun sequence sequence GTTGGTCCATTCCGGGGGTCTGTATGATCGTGTTCCTATGGAATatatggatggagctcatcagggggatgctgctgctcccagagcctgaccccagcatccctgggcatgtggggctGCCCCAGTGGCACACGGGGTGACCCGCTGCCctctcgccagcacctgggacttgtGTACAAACCCAGGGTTTGAGAAGAAGGCACTGGTGCTGGAAGAcggcagcagaaaccctggcaaggcccgaccatgacacacaaaggaaaaacccactcacagtgctggggaaaaaccatacccacatcctccctgctggtATTGCccaaaaaatattatgaaccAAGGCAAACCAGGGAAGAAGAGCAGTCCAAGCCCATTCTCACCTGCACAccaaaccagctggtgcacaggtcCTGGCTCCCCTTCTCTGCTACCCCCACCCACAGGGAATTTTGtcaggctgccccagccccagccccagccccagtcctgggagaatccctgctgccacacccTGGGTGGGCCATGAGAtgttgggccaggagatgctgggaccGGGAGCCTACCCCTGggtgggctcacctgcaaattgtgtgtaggctgtgtcctgcaggtaggtgccacagccaAAGTCAATCAATTTTGCCTCGCCGGTGTCCAGATCAACCAGGATGTTCTCCGGTTTGATGTCTCTGTGaaggaccccgcagctggtgcagtgccgcacggcCTCCAGCACCTGCCGGAAAagctcccgcgcctcttcctcggacaggaaTATCCGTGCCCGAATGTAGCGCCGCAGGTCCTCACACCGCTCtgggcgctccagcaccattACGATGTGCTTGGGGAGCTCAAACCATTCCAGCATTTGCACCACACCGGagaagcctgtggacaccttgtccagcagcacaatctccagtggtgcgctggtgccgtcgggctgcgggaggagcacggtgccgtcagtggggctgagcccgtgccagggctcggggagccctcagccagcccgggatgctctgcaCGCCCCGCTGGCCCCACGCCCGCTCTCCCCGCAGGGCTCCCGGcggctcccaccctgccgggccccggctcatccccgcccggcacgccccggcttctgccactggccccgctcactcaccagctcgccccagtcCCGGATgcggttccgtggcacctttttgatggccacctgcaAGCCAAAGGGAGCAGCGGATTCAGCTCGCCGCCTACCGTGTCCAGCCTCATCCTACTCCTCCGCCCCCTTCGCCTTCtccgccccctcctcctcctccgcccgccgctggctCCTCTGCTCACCGGGGCGCCATCCGAGAGCCGAGTGGCCGAGAAAACCCTGCCGAATCCGCCGCGCCCCAGCAGCGAGCCGATCCTgtagcgctgctgcagggcctcctgcgccttccctggggGCGAGACTCGGCCGTCAgcgctcggcccggggccaggaacggcccccgagcgctccccgacctccccgggcccAGCATCCGCAGGTGTCCGCTCCTTGCaacgcgacagcggcggctcggggccagcggccgcgctgccgagcggcggagctcgggccggggaagccgcagcggaggcggcggcaacGGCTGCACtgcctgtgtcctccgcgggccccAGGAGGAGCCGGGGCAAGGGCCGGGACCAGGGCCGGGGCAGGGCTCGGAgcaggcggagccaaagggcgGTGAtaccgccccagccccaggcactgaGGCCCGCCCAGAAGCGCCAGCGCCAGCTTGGCCAGAGCCGGGCGGTGGCGAGAGCGGGACAGGacgcccggggccggggccggggccggggccggggccggggccgtggcCAGGAGCGGGCCGGGGGAATGTCCCGGGCGGgcaaggggagagggaaactggtAGAGGAGGGGGACACAGAGAAAGGGAGATCGGGAGTGGGTGAGGGACCGCGGGGCAGAGGGTAGAACAgcgggagagggagaggggaagatacagaAGGGCAATAATGTCGCTTCTttgctgctgccgctgccgctgctgctgctgccgctgctgctgctgctgcaactgaagcaccggggCCGTTTGTCCCCGGGGCtgtttgtccgttgcccgctcggccctgccccgagccccgcgctccccgggcagcccctgagcctggccaaacacgggaactttaCCGtgttgagccaagagccagagtcttgattcctgcacaggggcacagcaatgcccttggctgctgctgtgccttgtccctgctgagcgtcaaacactgtctgagcacattccctgaatgcagaatttgtacctgacccaagcactgcacttgtgtctccagcattgctttccaagaagaacaggggaaggcaaactgggtgtagctcatggtattttacagtgtctaaaacttgtcaagtctcagatcttagaggtgagatccatttggaatgaatgggatggagaaacagtgcacgatggaaaagggaaacataaaaataaatagagaaaatttgagaaaaacatGCTGGTcgtttcttttggttttattttaatttcttaaaaaagctgtttcaattttcccagaatcttctccacagtcctgtctgttctttccaaaaacctgtcctggagaacgAGGTGCAGCTCCTatcacaagatgtgcccccagctgcagcttctcttggcttcccacactgtgtgtgcagcacaactcttgcagcaaagcaggacaaatatttgaagaacttgacaacttgttcttgcttttctttgtggactggggagttgtgccattggtacGGTTTTCATTGTTACTCTTCTACCCTAAGGAAACATGATGAGCTGCcaggaatttttagggaatacaagcctggttgaatgtggagaaagaatctccagagcctgcagccagcagtggagagctcatcattccaatagccccatggacaccttgaaagtgatctggaacaTGAAAATAGGCTGACTGAGGGAGTTTGTGTTCAGTTGAGATGATTCTACATCTCTTGCActggtagaaatcaagagcacaatcagtgGACGATAAGCACCCGATCATGATAAGCTGGACCTCTCAGTagatgagagaaagaatgtgaaaaggaCAAATacagggaatgacttggtgaagTTTGTCTGTTTAGAAGgctcattttttcctaataattcccaattcattccctttgcttttgtcctttttagCAAGGCTATTTGCATGGCAGAATCCCCAGGAAATGAGAACCTGGAGCTTGTGGAAGTGCCTGAAAGGTGCCCTGTTCCTCTGCAGGGACACTCAGGCTGAAACAGGAGCCTGAGGCCTCTCTTGGGAAGCCTCCTCGGAGCTGGGATTTGTGCCAtgccaggagaggaggagggggaggacgatgggagctgtgtgtgaggagcaggaggtttGGGCCCCAGGACATTCCGTCTGTGCCGCTGCCCCGCAATGGGCGGCCGTGCCCGGGGCTCAGGGCCTGCCCCGCGTGCGCTGAGCTCCCGACACTGCGGGAGCTGCCCGGGCTGGGCTCAGGTTCCCACTGGGACtgggcagcaggctgggctccagctgggatcagcagcagctggaaataccTCTGGGCATCTccactttctgctgctgctcagaagaagCAATGAAGTGACAAgttctggttttcctttctcctggtcgattttttcattttatttgccactgcagaggcaatttgtgtgatggcctctgtcagttgattctatttcagcagcagcagaagcaacagggctgtgtttgagcactgcaaatgtcaGCTGTGTGGCTTTCATTCCCCTTGACTTAGTGCTCAGGGACTTGAGAGCATTTCAAGATCTGCTGATGATCTCTGagacaaaaaaatcctgagttccTGATCACAAAAGCACAGTTGGTAGCAGTGATTGAAAGAGGCAATTGCATTTCTGCAGATAAAATTCAGGTAAGCAGAAGAGGGACAAGAGCAGATGAGATCTACAATTGCAAAGGCCAAGGCACCAAGAgcctcctgctgtcacctcagggtgagtaaaacagagctgaaaacagCGCTGGAACCcgatcctttcttcctctgagggctggctcagggcagcagaggcgGGCCCTGAGGAAGCCTGagggctgtttgtgggggaTTGTTGCTGTAGTCCAGAATTGCCCTGGAAAAAGCCCTGGGAAGccgaggcaggagcaggtgggaagggccggcgctgctgctgctcctggccgggagccccggccgggccgggccggcgcccgctgcgctgcggctgctgctgctgccagagccgggcgggactcggggacagggaatggacacggggggacagcaaaggccttgggggctgcagggatggtggtgctcgggccagcgccagcacagagcttcagCCCGCAATGAACCCCGAGGGAAACGCTGGGGAAAGGCTCCATTCagcctttctttactcggcgcTGAGAAGGGACggaaataaaaggagaacaaGCAGGGCCCGACCCCTTCTCCTTTGGGAGGAGCCCCACgcctggggctgtgaggggctgtgaggggaaatgaagggctgtgaggggctaTGAGAGGTTCTACAGGGCCATGAGAAGTTCCATGGAgccgtgaggggctgtgaggggccatgaggagcctcagccctggcaggagggggtcccaccatgtccccagggcagggcagccgtgaggggctgtgagtgcaGACGTGGCAGCAGAGCGGGCTTGGGGCACCTCTGGGAGGGGatgagacccttccccatctCCAAACCACACCAAACCCAGCATTAACAGGATTTTCCATCTTGAGAATCCACTGGCAACTTGGAGTCAAGCGTACAGTTTAATCCTggtgggaagaggaagggaattTTCCCAGTGAGTGACATCCTGCCATTCTTATTAATGTTGAAGATTTAAAAGTC is a genomic window containing:
- the LOC131590989 gene encoding serine/threonine-protein kinase pim-1-like, coding for MINFDSGTFFKDTLHAQFAGKAQEALQQRYRIGSLLGRGGFGRVFSATRLSDGAPVAIKKVPRNRIRDWGELPDGTSAPLEIVLLDKVSTGFSGVVQMLEWFELPKHIVMVLERPERCEDLRRYIRARIFLSEEEARELFRQVLEAVRHCTSCGVLHRDIKPENILVDLDTGEAKLIDFGCGTYLQDTAYTQFAGTRSYRPPEWTNFGWYHGEEATVWTLGILLHEMVCGKHPFRRGWNISWGHLLLPQQLSQGAFTPAAPGYGIALGPPQGHSS